CGGGGTCACACTGCCTTACTCGCGCACCCAGGAGCTGGAGGCCGATCAGCTGGGCCTACTGTACATGGCCCGCGCCGGCTACGATCCGCGCGAGGCGGTCGCCTTCTGGCGCCGTTTCCAGGAGGCGAATCGGGCCCGAGGCGGCGCGCCGCCGGAATTCCTCAGCACGCATCCGGTCGATTCCAGGCGTATCGCGCAGCTTGAGCAGATGATGCCGCGTGCGGTCGACGAATATGAACGGGCGATCGCCCAGCGATGACGCGTTCGGGACATCGCTGGCGTCAACCCTGCGATTCGTCATGCGTTCTTTGTGGTTCAACTGCTCTTGCTTAGGATGATATGTACATGCACGCTGGGCTGACTTGGTCGCTCAGCCTAGGCCCATGAGCTCAATATAGCGATCTCCGCCGGCTTCTATCGTGAAGTCCAGGGCACGAGCCCTGAGTTTGGCCGGATCGGTTGGTTCGTCTAGGGTCCGGGCGATGGCCATGGTCAATGCGGCCACATCACCAACGGGTACCAGCTCTCCAAGGCGGCCATCGGCGAGAATCTCACGCGGACCGTGTGGGCAGTCGGTGCTGACCACGGGCGTACCGCAGGCTAGGGCCTCGACAAGGGTGACCGGCATGCCCTCCCAGCCCGATGACATCACCAGAAGGTTGGCGGCCTTCATGAACGGCAAGGGATTGGGTTGGAATCCGGGTAGTTGAACGGACTCGGCGACGCCGAGTTTCTTCGCTAGCGCCGTGAGCTTCACTCGCTCTTCACCTTCGCCGAGGATCAGTAGACGGCAGGGCCTTTGCTTGCGCAACTCTGCAAAGGCACGAATCAGGGTTGCGAAGTCCTTTTGTTCAGTGAGCCGTCCGACGCCAAGCAACAAAGGCGGTCCAGAGTCGTCTAGCCAATGATGTTCGACCGGGAGTAGCATCTTCGCGTCGACAGTGCTATCGACGATCGGATTGTAGATAGCGAACAATTTGCCTTCGTCGATCTTCGTTAAGGCACCAAATTCCGTTTTTACGCCTTCAGATACGGCGATTATGCCGGTTGCTCGGGACGCGATACGTCGCCAACGCTGGATGCGCCGGCGGCGCCTGCCTTCTGTCCAGCCCGCGGTTTCCGCGGCGACGCTGTGATGAAGCGTGACCCACAGCCGGGGCGAGATTCCGGGGATGAGTGTCGCTTGAGCCGCAAGTTTCGCCGCTTTGTTGCCGACTGTCAGCAGTTGTGCAGGACGGGAGCGGAGCAGAACCCGGACAAGGCGCGCCAGGAGCTCAATGTTGGTAGCGCCGTGCACTCGGGTGATCCGCACCGTGGGATCGAACGCGAAGGGCAACGCGGTAACGTTGGGACCGGAAAAGACCACGACCTCGACGCCAATACCACGACGAGCGAAATGATTGGCGAGGTTGGCGATCACGACCGGCGCACCGCCGAATGAGAGCGTTTGGCCGCGCTGTTGGAGGCCGATAATCGTGACGGCAGTGCGTTGAGTCATTTCAGTCAACAGGTTGTCGTTGTCGGGGTGACACAGGTGGCAACATTGTCGAAACCGAGTCGGGCCAGAAAGGCCGCGGCGCTTGCTTCGATTCGATAAGGTGCGATGGCCTGTTCGATCAGGGCAGGTTGCGGGCGGCACTCCAGCCAATGGTCGATCTTGGTTGCCATCGCTGCCTCGTCGCCGATCGATACCAAACTGCCGCAGTCGCCGTCGCCGAGCAGCTCCGCGGGTCCGCTGGGGCAGTCGGTGGCCACGGCTGGGGTGCCACATGCCAGAGCCTCCACGAGGGCCACAGGCATGCCCTCCCAGCGGGAGCTGAGAACGAAGACGGCAGCACGTGACATGAAGGAATAGGGATTCGGTGTGAATCCGGGCAGATGCATGTCGCTACCGATACCGAGTTGCTCGGCCAGCGCCTGGAGCTCTGCCTGGCGCCGCCCGCGGCCGAGGATGATCAAGCGACATTCGCGCTTTCGGCGAACTCGGGCGACGGCGCGTACCAGGGTCGCAAAGTCCTTGCGGTAGCTGAGTTCGCCGACGCCGAGGATAACCGGGGGTTGATCCGACGCGAGCCAGGGATGGTCGCAGGGTGCGGCCGCCAACACGTCGAGCTGGGGCGTGACGATCGGGCTGCGCACGACATGGATCTGATCGTGAGGGAGACCTGTGTAGTGGGTGAGGTCATCGGCGACCCCTTGTGATGGCACGATGACGCCATCGGCGTGCGGGTACAGGTGCCGGATCGACCAGCGCTGGAGCAGACGTTCAACGCCACCGCGGTCGCTCAAGTTCACCGACACCGTCGTGCCCAAGCGCACACAGAGCCTCGTGTCGACGGCGGCCAGGTGGCGGGCGACGATCGCGATGCGGTTGACCCGATCCTTGTCGGTCAATAACGCCGCCGGTCGCTCTCGGCGCAGCCAGCGTACCAGGGCCGGTAGGGCCGTGTTCACGTGATCGGCGCCGAGATCGATGCGCCGCGCATGGACGAGGGCGTCCATGTCGAGTTCCGGGCCGTGGTTGCGGATGCGCAGCAGGTCGACGCCGATGCCCCAAGCGTCGAGCTGAAACGTGAGGTTGCGGATCACCCGGTCGACGCCGCTGTGTCCGGAGGTGGCCGCGAAGATGGCGAGGCGGTGGCTCGTGATCAAAGGCCTGCTCGGATCGAGCACGCGGGTTCCCGGCGCGGTGGGCGGTTTGGAGCTTGGGCGGATCGAGGCGCCATTGTCGGTGCGCGTCATCGTGCGGCGGGTGGCAGGGCGAGGCCAAGCGCTCGCTGATAGGCGGCGATGGCGGGAGCAAGCTCGAATCGGGTCACGGCGGCAGCGAGTTCTGCGCCGGCAATCGGCCGAGTCAGCGTCGCGCCCATCGCTGTCGCTAACGCCTGGTGATCGCCCACCGGGACCAGTCGTCCGAAACGCCCATCGGCAAGGATCTCTCGCGGGCCGCTCGGGCAATCGGTGGCCACTACCGGGGTCCCGACGGCCAAGGCTTCGGTGATTACGTTCGGTGAGCCTTCGAACCGCGATGACAGCACGAATAGGTCGGCCCGCGCTAGACTCGAAAAGGGATTGTCGGTGTGGCCCGGCAGGGACACCCGTTCGGCGATTCCGAGTCGATTGGCCAGCGTCACCAGCCGTTGGCGTTGACGCCCTTCGCCGAAGATCACCAAGCGGCAATCCGTTGGCAACAGCGCGAAGGCGCGCAGCATCGTAGCCTGGTCTTTCATCCGTACAAGCCGGCCGACGCTGACGACAACCGGATGGTGTTTGTCGGCAAGCCACGGATGATTGGGCGGTTCAGTGGCGAGTTGTCGCACCTGAGCGAGGTCCAAGGGGTTGCAGAGGGTCTTGATGGGAGGTGATACGGTTCCGAGAAGGGTCTTGAGTCCGTCGCGAGCCCCGAGCGAGTTGGTGATGAGAAGGTCAGCCTTACGGAAGACTTGCACGAGTTGTCGTCGCCGGCGCCAGCGTGCCGCGGGGTTCATGTTACGGAGCTTCGCTGGTACGTGGATCCCCACGCGCATCGCGAGGCGGGGTCTGGGGGTTAGGTGTTGAGCCGCGGCAGCCATGAGTGCGTGGGCGTCATCGCGGTTCGAAAGCACGACCTGGGGTTGCAGCGTCTCGAGCAGTGTCCTTGTGCCGGTTTCGGCCTCTCCGCTCAAGTCCAGCCGATGCAACTGAAAAGAGGCATCGGCTTGCTCTAATTCTGGATGATCACCAGCGCCGATGAGGACGTGAACATCGACTTCGTTGTCGGCCAGGCCGTTGATGATGTTTGCCATTACGCGGCCGACGCCCCCGGGTCCCGGTCGAAAGCCCGTGATCAAGATGTTTTGCGAACGGACAGCGATGTTCATCTAGCCTGACTTCAATGAGATAACTAACTTATTATTCTACTATTTTTCATAATTCCAGGGCAATAGGGACGAAAATTGAAAGGCAATTCCCTCTGTGTACGCTGGTGAGCAACCGAGGCTGGGGCGGGGCGGGCGAAGGGCATACAGAGATGGCCACTCGCTCACCGCCGGGTGGGGCGGCGGCTATGGTTCGCTGGCTGTTCCCTCGGGATACACCTCGGGCGCGGTCGGTCACGGGCGCAGGCTCCGAGGCACCGTGGACCAGCGGGATTCGCGGTGGAGTGATGACGGAGCGATAGAGCATCTCCGAAACTTATGCAGATCGCACTTGATCCCCAATAAGCACGAGTTTGCGGTAAAATCTTGGTGCTGCACCTTAAGAAATTGCCACTAAATAGCGAATGTGTCCGGATATTGCGATCTTAGGCCCGATGGGCCGAGGTGGTGGTCGCGGTCATGGGGGCATCACTCCGGTCCTCCTCAGCCTGATCGGTGCTTTCTGCGATAGGAGCTTCGCGGTCGAGGTCATCAGCATTGCCGATGGCCGGCTACGCGAGTTGATACCAGACTTGGATCCGCGTGCCGGCGTCTACGAGCTCGGTCCCGGCGGACGGCGCGATCAACTGTTGCGCCTGAAGGAGTACCTGCAAATACGCCGTCCGCGGGCGTTGCTGGCCGCTGGGCATCGATCGAACCTGCTCGCAATCGCCGCAGCGCGTAGCAGTACCGGAAATGTTTTGGCCGAAGGCATTAGACTCGTCCTCAGTGTGCACAATGCCCTTTCGCCGGGACTGCGGCAACTCGACCCACTACGCCGCTGGCTGCGGCTGCGAGCGATTCGACGTTCTTATCCCCTAGCGGACGCGGTCATTTGCGTTTCCGCGGGCGTAGCTGACGATTTTGTGTCACGGGTCCCGTTTCCTCGCGACCGGCTGAACGTGATTCACAATCCAATTGCCGCTGCGGGCGACTTATCCGCCGCAGATGGACCAAAGGACTGTCACCCTTGGCTTGCGCCGGGGCAGCCGCCCGTGATCCTAGCTGCGGGGCGACTGACTCGTCAGAAAGCCTTCGATAACCTCGTGCGAGCTTTCGCGAGGCTTGACTGTCAACCTTTGCCCCGGCTGCTGATTCTCGGCGAAGGCAATGAACGCGCAGCGTTGGAGCACCAAGCGGTGCAGCTTGGCATTGCTGATCGCGTCTCCCTGGCCGGCTTCGTGCGCAATCCCCGATTGCACATGGCCCGTGCTGCGCTTTTCGTGTTGTCGTCGGAATGGGAGGGCTTCGGTAACGTACTGGTCGAGGCAATGTCCGTAGGTACACCCGTCGTGGCTACCGACTGCCCGAGTGGTCCGCGGGAGATCCTCAAGGACGGTGCGCTCGGGCCTTTAGTGCCGCCAGGAGACCCGGACGCCCTCGCCGCGGCGATGCGACAGATGCTCGAAACGCCTCAACCCCCGGCGTGGGAGCTGAAAGCCAGGGCGCAGGATTTCGCGCCGGCGTGCATCGCTAGCCGCTATTTAGGCGTGTTGCTCCCTGGTTCCGCACACTGATTGGCGTTAGGCGTAGTCGGCATGAGTGCGTGTTTCACGCACCGGGAAAAGAAGATGGCGATGCGCTTACTCGGATGTGGTTCACTCCACTGGCCATCCGTTTCGGCTTAGGTGGGCCATGAAATTTGGTCACTTTCACTGGGTCGACGCGTTCATCGGCAGCTGCAAAACAGCGATTCGCGGGTCCTACCATCACTTCCATGTCGATCAATAACCACCGCCGCCGCTGCCTGGTCGAGGCCCAGTATCCCGTCAACCGCCGATTCAACCTCTCTTCGCTCGTCGCACGCCAATTATACACCTGCGCGCGAGCCGCTTCCTGCCAAGAGCGCTGGTTGCGCTTTGCGGAGATTTCGAGCAGCTGAAGCGTTGCGCTGATCATTAGATGTCATAGAGCCAATTTTCGATGCGTACGCTTTGTTATCTCAGTACCAATCGTCTCCATCGCGTCCGGGCCAGCTTGATCCAAACATTGAAGACGGTCGGTGCTATGGATTTGGCAGATATCGATTGTTTATTGTGGATGCCCCCATGGAAGGGTGGGGAAAAGACAAGAATTCAGCGTGAAAAAGAAATTGGAGCCGGACGACTACCAATTCGTACTGTAGGCGGATTGCATAGCCGTTGGCCAAAATCTCTATTTGCCTCAGTTCATATGCGCCAACTGCGGCGTTTCGACGCCGTCTACGTTCGGTCGGCGCAATTAAGTCTTGCGCTGTCCCGGAAAGAGATAGTCCATCACTTGGAGATTCATACCCTCCGTGAATTAATCCGCAGCGGGGCGCTAAAAGATATAATCAAATATCATCAACAGGGTATCGTTCGCACATTTATACCTATAACCCGCGCAGCAGCAGATATCTTGATCGCGTACGGCGGAGATCCTTCGAGAATAGTTGTGGCTCCGTCAGGTGTAAGCCTAGAATCTTTTTCCGATATTTCTATCTATAAACCCCACCGAGGTAAGCTTCGTGCCATCTATTTGGGGTCGATCAGTTCAGACAGGGGATCGGAAACCTTGTCGGCACTTGGGCAGCGTGGCGATCTTCGAGTCAGGGTTGTTGGTCGCCTGGATAATACGCAGAAGCCAGAGTATTGTGAATATCAATCTCCGATACCGCACGACAGAGTGCCTGGTATCTATGCGCAAGCCGATATAGTACTAATGCCATACAAACCGAGCCTCGCACACGCAGATGGCATCAGTCCAATGAAATTGTTTGAGGCGATGGCCGCAGGCCGGCCGATTGTGGTTAGCGATCTGCCGCCGATTCGTGAAATTATCACACATGGCCACAACGCCCTCCTGGCTGACCCTGATAATATTCAGGATTGGCACGATGCGATTGATAGACTTCAGTGTGACACAAGTCTGGCGATAGGTATTTCAACGCAGGCGCGTAAAGACGTTAAGCAATATAGTTGGGAAGAAAGAGTAAGGAAGATTATTAAAAAAATTATGCCCTCGTAGGTGTACTATTTTCGGTGGTGGAGATGATTGTCATTCGTTATGAATCGGTCCATCTGGTCGCACGCGTCTACGGGATTACTCAACATACCGTTTTTGATCGGCTCTAAACTGTATCGGTCCGTTGGCTGCTTTGTGCAGATACAAAACGGGCGGAAGGGGCGACCGCCAAAAATTTCTGCTAACGACATGAAATGCAGCTAAAACACGAAGACTTTGGGCCGCCCGCGGCAGCATCAGTTTGGCTTTATTCTGTGTGCGGTCAATACGTTGCGCGCACTGATCGAGTGCGAATTGAAGATCAAATTGCGCTGGTGTTCGATCCGTTGCTTGATGGGCTATCTGATGCTTGAAGCTGGCTCGGCCCGGTTGATTTACAGGCGGTACTAGCAGAGCCCGCACGAGCTCGTGCAGTACCTTGATTAGACCTTTCTAGAGGCGGTGGTCCGCGCACGGCAGATGGAGGCGGAATCTATTATAGATGAGGCAGCGGCGCAAATAGTGCGCATCGGGGCATGACCAGGGGCAAAATCGGCGAGACATCAATCGTTGGAGAGAAAGGTGGGCGCTTAAGACGGCATGTCATTGGAGCCTTCCCTTCGCGCACCGATACGTGCATCAGCTTCATCGAGAAGCCGATAAACTCCAGGCGATTCATTGTCTTTCTGAATAAGCTTCGCAAGGACGCTGGAAAATGGGCTCTGGTGGTAACCGACAACGCGCGTTATCAACACGGCAAGGAGATTCAGCGTTCCGTTGTCCAGCACAAGGACGATATTCGTAGTGCTTGAATCGCTCGAAATCAAATTTGCTGGTTTGAGGCTCTGTTACGTTTTGTGTGGCTGACAGGCCCCCTCTGTCAGCATAAATGCCCGGTGAGTTGGATCGAGAATCTTAATCTCTGAGGGAGCGGAAGTGGGTTATGCATGGCGCGTTACAGCGATGAGTTCAAGGAGCAGGTGGTCCGCAAGATGATGCCGCCGGCTGCCCAGTCGGTGGCCCAGGTGCACCGGGAGACGGGCATTTCGGAGCCGACCCTTTATGCTTGGCGTAATCGTTTCCGAGCAGAGGGCCAAGTGGTGCCGGCAGATCCATCGAATCCAGAGAGCTGGAGTGGTGAGAATAAGCTGGCGGTCGTGATCGAGACGGCCGCACTGAACGAGCAGGAGTTGGCCGAGTACTGCCGGCGCAAGGGCTTGTACCCGGAGCAGATCCAGCGTTGGCGGGAAGCGGCCGCGGGCGGCAATGACGACACGCAGCGATTGAGCCCGGCGGAGCGGCGCGAGCTGCAGGCCGAGCGCAAGAAGACTCGCCGGCTGGAGAAGGAACTGCGACGCAAGGACAAAGCGCTGGCAGAGGCGGCGGCCTTACTGGTACTGCAAAAAAAAGCCCAGGCCATCTGGGGGGACGACGGGGACGACTGATCATGCCGGAAGACCGTCAGATGGCCATTGACCTGATTGCTGACGCCTGTGCGGCCGGGGCCCGGCAGGCACGTGCCTGCGCGGTCCTCGGGATCGACGTGCGCACACTGCGTCGCTGGCAAAGCCAGCAGCGTGATGAACGGCGTCTGGTCGATCGGCGACGCGAGGCAGCGGCGGATCGGGTGCCGGCCAACAAGCTCTCGCGCGAGGAGCGTGAGCGGATCCTGGCCGTGTGTAACGCGCCCGCCTACCAGAGCCTGCCGCCGTCGCAGATCGTGCCGCGGCTGGCCGATGAAGGCGAATACCTGGCCTCGGAGTCGACCTTCTACCGCGTGTTGCGCGAGGACGGTCAGCAAAACCGGCGCGGCCGGGCGCAAGCGCCCCGCCAGGTATCGAAGCCACAGGGTTTCAAGGCCGAGGGACCCAACCAGGTTTACTCGTGGGACATCACCTACTTGGCCGCAGCGATCCGGGGGGCCTTCTACCGGCTCTACCTGGTGGAGGACATCTTCAGTCGCAAGATCGTCGGCTGGGAAGTGCACGAGGACGAGAAGGCCGCGCATGCCAGCGTCCTGATTCGCAAGACCTGTCTGGCCGAGGGCATCCGTGAAGCCGGCCTGGTGCTGCACTCGGACAACGGCGGCCCGATGAAGGGCGCGACCCTGTTGGCGACCTTGCAGCGGCTCGGCGTCGTGCCGTCCTTCAGTCGGCCGTCGGTCAGTGATGACAACCCGTTTTCGGAGAGTCTGTTTCGGACGCTGAAGTACACGCCGGCCTATCCCAGCAAGCCGTTTGCGAGCCTGGAAGCGGCCCGCGAATGGGTCCACCGCTTCGTGCATTGGTACAACGAGGAACATCGTCACAGCAGCATCCGCTATGTCACACCAGGGCAGCGGCACCGTGGCGAAGATACCGCCATTCTGGCGGCCAGACAGCGACTCTATGAGGCTGCCAAGCAGGCGCGACCGGAACGCTGGTCGGGTGACACGCGTAACTGGACCCCGATCAATGAGGTCTGGCTGAACCCGCCGCGGGACCAGGTATCAGAAGGCACCGCGAAAAAGAAAGTCGCGTGAAAAAATCGGGCAACTTCGTTGACAAACACCGCAGGCGGTTACGGTTAACCTAGGCGGGTCTCATCAGGAAGTCCAGGCCATGAATCCAACGACCTCGCTGTTCACTGCCGCACTGGGGCTGTCGGTGCCGTGGGAGGTGCTCGATGTCGGCTTCGATCCGGTGGCTGGGCGCATCGATTTCACTGTCGGCTGTGCCGCCGGGACGCGCTTCACCTGTGCGCAGTGTGGGGCCAAGCATCAACCGGTGCACGACACCCGAGAGCGGCAGTGGCGGCATCTGAACTTCTTCCAGTACCACGCCTATCTGCATGCCAAGGTGCCGCGGGTACAGTGCGCGGCCTGCGGCAAGACCACGCAGGTCGAGGTGCCTTGGGCGCGGGCGCAGAGCGGTTTCACGCCGCTCATGGAGGCGCTCATCGTCACCCTGTGCCGAGCCATGACGGTGCGCCAGGTGGCCCGCCTGCTGGGGGTGAGCGACATGCGCATCTGGCGCATCCTCGACCACTACGTCGAGCGGGGGCGCGAACGAGAGGACTTCTCTCAGGTGCGCGACGTCGGCCTCGATGAGACCGCTGCACGGCGCGGCCAGCACTACATCAGCCTGTTTCACGACCTCCAAGCCCAGCGCCTGCTCTACGCCTGTGAGGGGCGCAAGGGCGAGGTCGTCGCGCAGTTCGCCGAGGACCTTGAAGCCCACGATGGCTGCGCCGAGAACATCATCAACGTCGGCATCGACATGTCCGCCAGCTACCGCGCCGGGCTCGCCGAGCATCTGCTCTGGGCGGCGGTGACCTTCGATGAGTTCCACGTCATCCAACTGCTCAACAAGGCCGTCGACGCGGTCCGCCACCAAGATGTCAAGGCCAACCCCTTGCTCAAGCACAGCCGCGACCTATGGCTGAAGGACCAGCGCCAGTGGAGCCCCAAGCCGCTGCGCCAGTACCTCGATCTGCGCCCGCTCAACCTCAAGACCCATCGTGCCTTCCGCATCAAGGAGAGCCTGCGCGAGATCTACCGCATCGCCCGAAGCCGCGCAGAGGCCGAGCTGCTGCTGGGACAGTGGTACAGCTGGGCACGGCGCGCTCGCCTCGAACCCATCAAGCAGGTCGCCAAGACCCTCAAGGACCACTGGGCAGGGTTGCTCAACGCCTTCGACTCCAAGCTCACCAATGCCCGGGTCGAGGCCGCTAACGCCCGCATTCAGGCCGCCAAGGCCCACGGCTACGGCACGGTGGGCCACCTCATCACCATCGCTTACCTCGTGGCCGGCAAGCTGACCCATTTACCCGCCTCACCTTTCGAGCTACGCCGTCTTCAGAATGCACTCAACCCAACCGGGTAGCACTTGACTGGGACCCACACAAAACGTAACAGAGCCCATTTGCGCTCATGCCGAAGCACGTTCCGGACGGCGCTCAATCTTTAGTAAAGTGAATGTAATCTGGTACTTGCTTTCTAGCTATGTCGCCATGCATAAGCCGACTTCGCTGACCAAAAGGTTGTTTCGCATTCCGATACCTTCTGCATATTGGATGAGCTCGCCATAATTGCGAATTAGTTCGCAATTATTAATGATTTCTTAACCTAATGGTATTGGTCGTAAGGGAGGTCTTTCATGGCACTTCGTCATAAACTTAGTATGCTGATCAAAAACCAGAAAACGACGTATATTATCTCTTTTCCAAAATGTGGCCGCACTTGGTTGCGGATGATGCTCGGATATACCATAGCTAGGCAGCTAAATATTTCCTTCTCAAGCCCGAGTGAACTTCTCGAACTCAAAACCCTACGAAAAAGAAATGCGTGTGTGCCTAAAATTCTGATAAAGCACGACGATGAACCGTTTTGGAAAAAACCTGGAGAACTAGAAACCGATAAAGGGATTTTCAAAAGAGACCAGGTGGTCTTTCTGGTAAGGGACCCACGAGATGTATTAATATCGAGTTATTTTGAGAAAACGAGGCGCGATTTTGTTTATCGGAATCAAAAAAAATACGAAGGTACGCTAAGTCAGTACGTCAACGAATCTGTGGGAGGTTTCGAAACTCTGCTTGCCTATTATAACATTTGGTTCGAAAATCGTAATATCCCAAGGAAAATGCTTCTTGTCCGTTATGAAGACATGCATGCCTCGCCTGAACGAGAACTGGGGCGTGTGTTGCAATTCGTAGGGATAAAGAACGTTCATGATTCTCTGATTACGGGAGCCGTTGTTTTTTCATCTTTTGATAACATGAAGAAAATGGAAGCCATTGGATCGGGATCGTGGCGTCTTTCGCCGGCTGATAGAAACGATCCCGAGAGCTATAAGGCAAGGAAAGGAAAAGTTGGCGGTTATAGGGACTATCTTGACGAGCAGCAAATTGAACATCTTACTTGCTTGATGAATAAAAAGCTTTCGCCTTGGTTTAATTACAAATTCTGACCCTGGGCATTTAGGGTGCGGTGAACGATCGGAGCGATCTCCGCGCGCCTATCGCGGTAAGGCCCGGGCCAATGATGGTTGCAGGCCCTGTGTGTCAACCTCAGTCCAGACACTGACGGTGTCAGATAACAGAGAGAACAGGGCGCCTGACTGAGGGCCAAAGGCCATGCCAAAACCTGCTTTGAATCTTTCGCAGACCGAAGTGAATCCGACGCCAGCGTTGGAGAAGCGCACGCGCAGGGTGTTTTCCACCGAGTACAAGCTGCAGATCCTTGCCGAAGCCGATCGCTGTGCCCGTGGTGAGCTCGGAGCGTTGCTGGGCCGCGAGAAGCTCTACAGTGCTCAGCTCCAACAGTGGCGGCGGGCGTTCGCTGAGAAGGGTGTTGAGGGGCTTTCCAAGTCTGCTCCCGGGCCGAAGTCGGCCAAGACGCTTGAGCAGCGTCGCATCGAGCAGCTTGAGCGCGAGAATGCCCGTCTGAGCCGCAAGCTCGAGCTGGCCAACGACTGTCTGACGCTCCAAAAAAAGCCTTGTCGATGCTCGATCGCTCGGAGCATGGGAGCGAGCCATGACGGCGGTTCTCCACGAGCGTGCGCCGCGCCTGAAGGGCTTTGAGACTAGGCGCGCCGTGGCGGCGCAGACAGCGGCTGAGCCCGGAGCGCGAGACCCGCGTGTTGAGGAACTCATGGGTCACTGCCAAGAGGCCATCGAGCGACAGCAAGAGGGCTTCACGCAAGGCCAACACCACGGCCTCTTGGGCGGGAGTGAAGGTCGCGTGGAGGGTATGGGGGCGATGTGAACCGTCCTCGCTGCTCTCGCGATGACGCCATTTGGCCACGGTGTGGCGGTGCAGATTGTAGGCTTCGGCCAGTTCCTTGTCGGTCATCGAGGCGGGTTGCGTCTTCAACTCCCGACGGATGGCTGGTGTGGTACGGGCGTTTTTGTGCAATTGGATATTCATGGGGTGTGACCCCAATACCGTCTGGCGTCGCCGCCGGGGAAATGGATTTCAGTCGCCCTACGGGTGCTTTGCATCCACCTCCCCAGCTAAGAGCTCTAAAACCGCTCTGACACGGAAGAAAGGACAACTTCTTCTAGGTACATGATTACGCGGGACTGAACACGAAACCAGATCTCCTTGACCCGTGTGAACGCCGCGACGCTCACCCTGTCGTCGGCACCGCAGATCGTGGCAGCGACAGGAATCGCGATCATATCTAGGAACTGTTGACATTTAGAC
This portion of the Thioflavicoccus mobilis 8321 genome encodes:
- a CDS encoding glycosyltransferase, with protein sequence MGRGGGRGHGGITPVLLSLIGAFCDRSFAVEVISIADGRLRELIPDLDPRAGVYELGPGGRRDQLLRLKEYLQIRRPRALLAAGHRSNLLAIAAARSSTGNVLAEGIRLVLSVHNALSPGLRQLDPLRRWLRLRAIRRSYPLADAVICVSAGVADDFVSRVPFPRDRLNVIHNPIAAAGDLSAADGPKDCHPWLAPGQPPVILAAGRLTRQKAFDNLVRAFARLDCQPLPRLLILGEGNERAALEHQAVQLGIADRVSLAGFVRNPRLHMARAALFVLSSEWEGFGNVLVEAMSVGTPVVATDCPSGPREILKDGALGPLVPPGDPDALAAAMRQMLETPQPPAWELKARAQDFAPACIASRYLGVLLPGSAH
- a CDS encoding IS3 family transposase (programmed frameshift), with the protein product MARYSDEFKEQVVRKMMPPAAQSVAQVHRETGISEPTLYAWRNRFRAEGQVVPADPSNPESWSGENKLAVVIETAALNEQELAEYCRRKGLYPEQIQRWREAAAGGNDDTQRLSPAERRELQAERKKTRRLEKELRRKDKALAEAAALLVLQKKGPGHLGGRRGRLIMPEDRQMAIDLIADACAAGARQARACAVLGIDVRTLRRWQSQQRDERRLVDRRREAAADRVPANKLSREERERILAVCNAPAYQSLPPSQIVPRLADEGEYLASESTFYRVLREDGQQNRRGRAQAPRQVSKPQGFKAEGPNQVYSWDITYLAAAIRGAFYRLYLVEDIFSRKIVGWEVHEDEKAAHASVLIRKTCLAEGIREAGLVLHSDNGGPMKGATLLATLQRLGVVPSFSRPSVSDDNPFSESLFRTLKYTPAYPSKPFASLEAAREWVHRFVHWYNEEHRHSSIRYVTPGQRHRGEDTAILAARQRLYEAAKQARPERWSGDTRNWTPINEVWLNPPRDQVSEGTAKKKVA
- a CDS encoding glycosyltransferase translates to MTQRTAVTIIGLQQRGQTLSFGGAPVVIANLANHFARRGIGVEVVVFSGPNVTALPFAFDPTVRITRVHGATNIELLARLVRVLLRSRPAQLLTVGNKAAKLAAQATLIPGISPRLWVTLHHSVAAETAGWTEGRRRRRIQRWRRIASRATGIIAVSEGVKTEFGALTKIDEGKLFAIYNPIVDSTVDAKMLLPVEHHWLDDSGPPLLLGVGRLTEQKDFATLIRAFAELRKQRPCRLLILGEGEERVKLTALAKKLGVAESVQLPGFQPNPLPFMKAANLLVMSSGWEGMPVTLVEALACGTPVVSTDCPHGPREILADGRLGELVPVGDVAALTMAIARTLDEPTDPAKLRARALDFTIEAGGDRYIELMGLG
- a CDS encoding glycosyltransferase family 4 protein — encoded protein: MIQTLKTVGAMDLADIDCLLWMPPWKGGEKTRIQREKEIGAGRLPIRTVGGLHSRWPKSLFASVHMRQLRRFDAVYVRSAQLSLALSRKEIVHHLEIHTLRELIRSGALKDIIKYHQQGIVRTFIPITRAAADILIAYGGDPSRIVVAPSGVSLESFSDISIYKPHRGKLRAIYLGSISSDRGSETLSALGQRGDLRVRVVGRLDNTQKPEYCEYQSPIPHDRVPGIYAQADIVLMPYKPSLAHADGISPMKLFEAMAAGRPIVVSDLPPIREIITHGHNALLADPDNIQDWHDAIDRLQCDTSLAIGISTQARKDVKQYSWEERVRKIIKKIMPS
- a CDS encoding transposase; translated protein: MTRGKIGETSIVGEKGGRLRRHVIGAFPSRTDTCISFIEKPINSRRFIVFLNKLRKDAGKWALVVTDNARYQHGKEIQRSVVQHKDDIRSA
- a CDS encoding glycosyltransferase codes for the protein MNIAVRSQNILITGFRPGPGGVGRVMANIINGLADNEVDVHVLIGAGDHPELEQADASFQLHRLDLSGEAETGTRTLLETLQPQVVLSNRDDAHALMAAAAQHLTPRPRLAMRVGIHVPAKLRNMNPAARWRRRRQLVQVFRKADLLITNSLGARDGLKTLLGTVSPPIKTLCNPLDLAQVRQLATEPPNHPWLADKHHPVVVSVGRLVRMKDQATMLRAFALLPTDCRLVIFGEGRQRQRLVTLANRLGIAERVSLPGHTDNPFSSLARADLFVLSSRFEGSPNVITEALAVGTPVVATDCPSGPREILADGRFGRLVPVGDHQALATAMGATLTRPIAGAELAAAVTRFELAPAIAAYQRALGLALPPAAR
- a CDS encoding glycosyltransferase — protein: MITSHRLAIFAATSGHSGVDRVIRNLTFQLDAWGIGVDLLRIRNHGPELDMDALVHARRIDLGADHVNTALPALVRWLRRERPAALLTDKDRVNRIAIVARHLAAVDTRLCVRLGTTVSVNLSDRGGVERLLQRWSIRHLYPHADGVIVPSQGVADDLTHYTGLPHDQIHVVRSPIVTPQLDVLAAAPCDHPWLASDQPPVILGVGELSYRKDFATLVRAVARVRRKRECRLIILGRGRRQAELQALAEQLGIGSDMHLPGFTPNPYSFMSRAAVFVLSSRWEGMPVALVEALACGTPAVATDCPSGPAELLGDGDCGSLVSIGDEAAMATKIDHWLECRPQPALIEQAIAPYRIEASAAAFLARLGFDNVATCVTPTTTTC